The following are encoded together in the Coffea arabica cultivar ET-39 chromosome 1c, Coffea Arabica ET-39 HiFi, whole genome shotgun sequence genome:
- the LOC113714894 gene encoding uncharacterized protein isoform X1: MDSARSWFQKFQPRERFKSSSKKKDSMANSGREDPKSLSSEDASNITKQKVAAAKQYIENHYKAQMKNLQERRERRTLLEKKLADADVSEEDQNNLLKFLEKKETEYMRLQRHKMGADDFELLTMIGKGAFGEVRVCREKTTGHVYAMKKLKKSEMLRRGQVEHVKAERNLLAEVDSNCIVKLYCSFQDEEYLYLIMEYLPGGDMMTLLMRKDTLTEDEARFYVAETVLAIESIHIHNYIHRDIKPDNLLLDKYGHLRLSDFGLCKPLDCSTLQEKDFSTGDSFNGTSRVDEQPAAPKRTQQEQLQHWQKNRRMLAYSTVGTPDYIAPEVLLKKGYGMECDWWSLGAIMYEMLVGYPPFYSDDPMSTCRKIVNWRTHLKFPEEAKLSAEAKDLISKLLCNVTQRLGSKGADEIKVHPWFKGVDWDRIYQMEAAFIPEVNDELDTQNFEKFDEQSEKATSNPSKSGPWRKMLSSKDINFVGYTYKNFEIVNDYQVPGMAELKKKNNKPKRPTIKSLFEDESESSETASNGSSSQGSFLNLLPSQLEVSEKQDNNSM, encoded by the exons ATGGACTCTGCAAGAAGTTGGTTCCAGAAGTTTCAACCACGCGAGCGCTTTAAGTCATCATCAAAGAAGAAGGATTCAATGGCTAACAGTGGAAGGGAAGATCCAAAGTCTTTATCATCTGAAGATGCCTCCAATATAACGAAACAAAAGGTTGCCGCAGCAAAGCAATATAtagagaaccattacaaggcgcAGATGAAAAATTTGCAAGAAAGAAGGGAGCG ACGAACTCTACTGGAGAAGAAGTTGGCAGATGCTGATGTTTCAGAGGAAGATCAAAATAACCTGCTAAAATTTCTGGAGAAGAAGGAAACTGAATATATGCGTCTCCAAAGGCACAAAATGGGGGCTGATGACTTTGAGTTACTAACGATGATTGGGAAGGGTGCATTTGGGGAG GTAAGAGTTTGTAGAGAAAAGACTACAGGTCACGTGTATGCCATGAAAAAGCTAAAGAAATCAGAAATGCTGCGTAGAGGCCAG GTTGAGCATGTGAAAGCTGAAAGGAATCTGCTTGCAGAGGTTGACAGCAATTGCATCGTCAAACTGTATTGTTCGTTTCAAGATGAAGAGTACCTCTATCTCATCATGGAATACTTACCCGGTGGAGATATGATGACATTACTAATGAGAAAGGATACCTTAACTGAGGATGAGGCGAGATTTTATGTGGCAGAGACTGTTTTGGCTATTGAATCGATTCATATACATAACTACATTCATCG AGACATTAAACCTGACAACTTGCTTCTAGATAAATATGGTCACTTGAGGCTGTCAGATTTTGGATTGTGTAAACCATTAGACTGCAGTACTTTGCAAGAGAAGGATTTTTCAACAGGAGACAGCTTTAATGGAACATCAAGAGTTGATGAGCAGCCTGCAGCTCCAAAACGCACGCAGCAAGAGCAACTCCAACATTGGCAGAAAAATAGAAGGATGCTT GCTTATTCGACTGTTGGTACACCTGACTATATTGCTCCAGAAGTTCTGCTGAAGAAAGGTTATGGCATGGAATGTGATTG GTGGTCACTTGGAGCTATTATGTATGAAATGCTCGTGGGATATCCACCATTCTATTCTGATGATCCTATGTCAACATGTAGGAAG ATTGTAAACTGGAGAACACATTTAAAGTTTCCTGAAGAAGCAAAGCTATCAGCAGAAGCGAAAGATCTCATTAGCAAACTACTTTGTAATGTCACCCAGAGACTTGGTTCAAAAGGCGCAGATGAAATAAAG GTCCATCCTTGGTTTAAAGGAGTTGATTGGGACAGAATATATCAGATGGAAGCTGCCTTCATTCCAGAAGTCAATGATGAGCTGGAtactcaaaattttgaaaaatttgatgag CAGTCTGAAAAAGCAACTTCAAATCCATCAAAATCTGGACCCTGGAGGAAG ATGCTTTCGTCAAAAGATATCAACTTTGTGGGGTATACATAcaagaattttgaaattgtgaaTGACTATCAAGTTCCTGGAAtgg CTGAactgaagaagaaaaataacaagCCAAAAAGGCCAACCATCAAATCACTCTTTG AAGATGAATCAGAATCTTCAGAAACAGCTAGTAATGGATCATCATCACAAGGCAGCTTTTTGAACCTCTTGCCTTCCCAGCTGGAAGTTTCTGAGAAGCAGGATAACAACTCCATGTAG
- the LOC113714894 gene encoding uncharacterized protein isoform X2 encodes MDSARSWFQKFQPRERFKSSSKKKDSMANSGREDPKSLSSEDASNITKQKVAAAKQYIENHYKAQMKNLQERRERRTLLEKKLADADVSEEDQNNLLKFLEKKETEYMRLQRHKMGADDFELLTMIGKGAFGEVRVCREKTTGHVYAMKKLKKSEMLRRGQVEHVKAERNLLAEVDSNCIVKLYCSFQDEEYLYLIMEYLPGGDMMTLLMRKDTLTEDEARFYVAETVLAIESIHIHNYIHRDIKPDNLLLDKYGHLRLSDFGLCKPLDCSTLQEKDFSTGDSFNGTSRVDEQPAAPKRTQQEQLQHWQKNRRMLAYSTVGTPDYIAPEVLLKKGYGMECDWWSLGAIMYEMLVGYPPFYSDDPMSTCRKIVNWRTHLKFPEEAKLSAEAKDLISKLLCNVTQRLGSKGADEIKVHPWFKGVDWDRIYQMEAAFIPEVNDELDTQNFEKFDESEKATSNPSKSGPWRKMLSSKDINFVGYTYKNFEIVNDYQVPGMAELKKKNNKPKRPTIKSLFEDESESSETASNGSSSQGSFLNLLPSQLEVSEKQDNNSM; translated from the exons ATGGACTCTGCAAGAAGTTGGTTCCAGAAGTTTCAACCACGCGAGCGCTTTAAGTCATCATCAAAGAAGAAGGATTCAATGGCTAACAGTGGAAGGGAAGATCCAAAGTCTTTATCATCTGAAGATGCCTCCAATATAACGAAACAAAAGGTTGCCGCAGCAAAGCAATATAtagagaaccattacaaggcgcAGATGAAAAATTTGCAAGAAAGAAGGGAGCG ACGAACTCTACTGGAGAAGAAGTTGGCAGATGCTGATGTTTCAGAGGAAGATCAAAATAACCTGCTAAAATTTCTGGAGAAGAAGGAAACTGAATATATGCGTCTCCAAAGGCACAAAATGGGGGCTGATGACTTTGAGTTACTAACGATGATTGGGAAGGGTGCATTTGGGGAG GTAAGAGTTTGTAGAGAAAAGACTACAGGTCACGTGTATGCCATGAAAAAGCTAAAGAAATCAGAAATGCTGCGTAGAGGCCAG GTTGAGCATGTGAAAGCTGAAAGGAATCTGCTTGCAGAGGTTGACAGCAATTGCATCGTCAAACTGTATTGTTCGTTTCAAGATGAAGAGTACCTCTATCTCATCATGGAATACTTACCCGGTGGAGATATGATGACATTACTAATGAGAAAGGATACCTTAACTGAGGATGAGGCGAGATTTTATGTGGCAGAGACTGTTTTGGCTATTGAATCGATTCATATACATAACTACATTCATCG AGACATTAAACCTGACAACTTGCTTCTAGATAAATATGGTCACTTGAGGCTGTCAGATTTTGGATTGTGTAAACCATTAGACTGCAGTACTTTGCAAGAGAAGGATTTTTCAACAGGAGACAGCTTTAATGGAACATCAAGAGTTGATGAGCAGCCTGCAGCTCCAAAACGCACGCAGCAAGAGCAACTCCAACATTGGCAGAAAAATAGAAGGATGCTT GCTTATTCGACTGTTGGTACACCTGACTATATTGCTCCAGAAGTTCTGCTGAAGAAAGGTTATGGCATGGAATGTGATTG GTGGTCACTTGGAGCTATTATGTATGAAATGCTCGTGGGATATCCACCATTCTATTCTGATGATCCTATGTCAACATGTAGGAAG ATTGTAAACTGGAGAACACATTTAAAGTTTCCTGAAGAAGCAAAGCTATCAGCAGAAGCGAAAGATCTCATTAGCAAACTACTTTGTAATGTCACCCAGAGACTTGGTTCAAAAGGCGCAGATGAAATAAAG GTCCATCCTTGGTTTAAAGGAGTTGATTGGGACAGAATATATCAGATGGAAGCTGCCTTCATTCCAGAAGTCAATGATGAGCTGGAtactcaaaattttgaaaaatttgatgag TCTGAAAAAGCAACTTCAAATCCATCAAAATCTGGACCCTGGAGGAAG ATGCTTTCGTCAAAAGATATCAACTTTGTGGGGTATACATAcaagaattttgaaattgtgaaTGACTATCAAGTTCCTGGAAtgg CTGAactgaagaagaaaaataacaagCCAAAAAGGCCAACCATCAAATCACTCTTTG AAGATGAATCAGAATCTTCAGAAACAGCTAGTAATGGATCATCATCACAAGGCAGCTTTTTGAACCTCTTGCCTTCCCAGCTGGAAGTTTCTGAGAAGCAGGATAACAACTCCATGTAG
- the LOC140037635 gene encoding protein SCARECROW-like, with translation MQPHEQWDSSYASPGFPGGGSNSIPCTKPMIDNRGINHLERNHRDFPQWVQQVTEQLVENQPETGLSESLQTSAENNIVPALLGELRPAKSARRNPIEGSGQQHQWFAELGDQITNFSNDAKGGGSMAKGSDDQSLNLMTLLLECAVAISVDNIAEAHRMLLELTQMATPYGPSCAERVVAYFAKAMASRVVNSWLGMCSPLISYKSIHGAFQVFNNIAPFVKFAHFTSNQSILEAFHRRDGVHIIDLDIMQGLQWPALFHILATRMEGPPHVRMTGMGTSMELLIETGKQLSNFAKRLGMSFEFHPIARKFGDVDVSMFQIRRGEAVAVHWLQHSLYDATGPDWKTMRLLQQLSPRVITLVEQEIAHAGSFLDRFVGSLHYYSTLFDSLGAYLQSDDPSRHRIEHGLLYREINNILAIGGPARSGEDKFRHWRSELPKNGFMQMPMSTNSMAQAQLILNMFPPSHGYSLVQGDGTLRIGWKDASLYSVSAWTSPASR, from the coding sequence ATGCAACCCCATGAACAATGGGATAGTAGTTACGCCAGTCCTGGATTTCCTGGCGGCGGCAGTAATTCCATCCCTTGCACAAAACCCATGATTGACAATCGAGGCATCAACCATCTAGAGCGAAATCATCGTGATTTTCCTCAGTGGGTTCAGCAAGTCACCGAGCAACTTGTCGAAAACCAGCCAGAAACCGGATTGTCGGAAAGCTTGCAGACCTCAGCTGAGAACAACATCGTTCCGGCACTGTTGGGCGAATTGAGACCTGCAAAGTCCGCTAGGAGAAATCCTATTGAAGGCTCCGGACAGCAACATCAGTGGTTTGCTGAGCTTGGGGACCAAATCACTAACTTCAGCAACGACGCCAAAGGAGGAGGATCAATGGCTAAAGGATCAGACGACCAAAGCTTGAACTTAATGACGCTGCTGTTGGAGTGCGCGGTTGCTATATCGGTTGATAATATCGCTGAAGCCCATAGAATGTTGCTTGAGCTAACGCAAATGGCCACCCCTTACGGGCCTTCTTGTGCTGAAAGAGTAGTGGCTTATTTTGCCAAGGCCATGGCTAGTAGGGTTGTCAACTCTTGGCTGGGGATGTGCTCGCCCTTGATCAGCTACAAAAGTATACATGGCGCTTTCCAAGTCTTCAACAACATTGCACCCTTCGTCAAGTTCGCACATTTCACTTCTAACCAATCAATCCTCGAGGCATTCCACCGTCGCGACGGTGTTCATATTATTGATCTTGACATCATGCAAGGCTTGCAATGGCCGGCTCTATTTCACATCCTCGCGACGAGAATGGAGGGCCCTCCGCACGTTAGGATGACCGGGATGGGGACTTCAATGGAGCTTCTGATCGAGACTGGGAAGCAACTCTCTAATTTCGCAAAACGCCTGGGAATGTCCTTCGAGTTCCATCCGATTGCAAGGAAATTCGGAGATGTTGATGTCTCGATGTTTCAAATTCGAAGAGGAGAAGCTGTTGCCGTGCATTGGCTACAACATTCCTTGTACGATGCCACGGGGCCCGATTGGAAAACAATGAGACTCCTCCAACAGTTATCACCGAGGGTGATTACGCTAGTCGAGCAAGAAATAGCCCATGCTGGTTCCTTCTTGGACCGATTCGTCGGTTCGCTTCACTACTACTCCACCCTTTTTGACTCTCTCGGAGCTTACTTGCAAAGCGATGACCCGAGCCGCCATCGCATCGAACACGGCCTGCTGTATAGGGAAATTAACAATATTTTGGCCATTGGAGGACCAGCCAGAAGCGGAGAGGATAAATTCAGGCATTGGAGAAGTGAACTCCCGAAAAATGGCTTCATGCAGATGCCCATGAGTACCAACTCCATGGCCCAAGCACAACTGATACTCAACATGTTCCCTCCGTCTCACGGTTATAGCCTCGTGCAAGGAGATGGAACTCTTAGGATAGGTTGGAAAGATGCGAGCTTGTATTCAGTTTCTGCATGGACTTCTCCTGCTTCTAGATAG